The segment TGGCATCGAGGGTCCGTAGATACTCGCCGTAGCTGATCCCGTCGCTCCAAGGTTTGCCGAGGGCACCGGTCTGCCGTTTGAAGTGGCGCAGGGAGCGCTCATCCGGAGCGGGCATGGTGCGCAGGATTCCCACTTTTCCGTCGAGCATCAGCCCGGCGGCGGCCATCCCGGTCATGAGGGAAATCTGGGCATTCCAGTCCTCCACCGGCAGCGAGGGGGCAGCGACGATCCTGTAGCCGCCGCCGTCGGGCAGTTGAACGATTTCCTGTTCCGGCATGTTAAGGCTTGCCCCGCCGCGGCGGCGTTCGAGTTCCACCCGCTTGAGGCCGACTTCCTTGAGGAGCCGGAGGACGGGATCAGCTGTCCCGGCGTCGATTTGTGCCTGGACGCCCTTGTAGTCGAGCTTGGCACGGCTGCGCACGCTTGCCCGGCGCACGGAGACCTTGTGGAATTCCGCCTCGGCGTCGAGCTCGAAGTCCCACACGAACGCGCCGCAGGTCTGGCCGGCGAGCAGGCTTCCGGCGTTCTCGCTGATGATCTCCGGGTGCAGCGGTATGCGGCCGTCCGGGGCATAGAACGTTTGTCCGCGGTGGCGGGTCTCGGCGTCGAGCGCCCCTCCCGGGGGCACAAAGGAGGGCACATCGGAGATGGCGTAGAGCACCCGGTATCCATCCCTGGACCCTTCGATGAAGAGGGCTTGGTCAAGGTCCGTGGATGAGGCCGGGTCGATCGTGATGAACGGAACGTCCGTGAGGTCCTGCGTCGGCAGGGCGTGGCGGGAAACCGCCGCTTCGGCGTCGCGCATCGCGTCAGCGGGATAGCCTGCGGGCAGCTCGAGTTCCGTCCGAAGCGCGGCGAGCGCTTCCGCCAGCGTGTTCGACGTTTCACTGACATTCGGGGCTATCCGCTGATGTGACACGAAAGTCAGGGTAGCGCCAAAATCTCCCGGAGTCTCGCTAGGCCGTCGCTGCATCGAGGGCAGCCAGGAGCGCCTGTGCAGCCGCCGTCGGATCGTCCGCCTCCGTGATGGCCCGCACGACCACGATGCGGCTGGCGCCCGCCCGCACAACCTCTTCCACGTTGCCGAGATCGATGCCCCCGATCGCAAACCAAGGGAGCACAACACCGCCCACTGTCTCTTCGTCTGCCCTTTTCACGGCGTCCGCGGCGTACCGCACCAGATCGAGCCCGACGGCGGAGCGTCCCGGCTTGGTCGGCGTTGCCCAGACCGGACCGACGCAGAAGTAGTCCAGGCCGCTGCGCCCCGGCGACGCGGCGATCGCGGCGTCAATCTGCTCGGGCGTGTGGGTGGAGAGGCCGATGACGGTGGGGTCGTGGAGCAGCTTCCGGGCCGAGCGCAGCGGAATGTCCTTCTGGCCGATATGGAACACGGGAGCGCCGGAGAGCGATGCCACATCCGCGCGGTCGTTCACTGCCCAGAGCCGCCCGTGGCGGTGTGCGACCGAGTGCAGGACCTCCAGGAGCTCCAGTTCCTCAGCCGCTTCAATGGTCTTGTCGCGCAGCTGGATGATATCCACGCCGCCTTCGAATGCGGCATCGACAAATTGCTCAAAGTCGCCTTGCTGCTTGCGGGCGTCGGTGCAGAGGTAGAGGCGGGCAGTGGTGTGGAGAGCGTGCTGGGTCATGGAAACAGAGTAGTTCCTCTAAACTGGGTTAGTACCGCGGGAGCCGCGGCGGCAGTCACAATCGCCGCGCGGCTGAGAGGGCTTCAGCGCCGACCGCTTGACCTGATCCGGCTAGTACCGGCGTAGGGAAGGACCCCATGGACGAAGTAACCATTCAGCACGAACCCCTGCACGAGCATCTGCACGCGGACGTGGCGGTGATCGGGGGCGGGGTTATTGGCCTCGGCATCGCATGGGAAGCCCGCAGATCCGGCCGCTCCGTGGTTCTGATCGACCCGGCACCGGCCAGCGGTGCTACCTTCGCGGCGGCGGGTATGTTGGCGCCCGTCAGCGAACTGCACTACCAGGAGGAAGACCTCCTGGAACTCATGCTCGAATCGGCGGCGTTGTGGCCGAACTTCGAACGCGGGTTGTCCGGATCACCCGACGGAACCGCCTGGAATCGAACGGGATACCGTACGACGCCGACCCTCGCCGTCGGCGCGGACGCAGCAGACCGGCGGGCGCTCGCCGACCTCCGCGACGTCCAGTTGGCCAACGGCCTCGTGGTGGAATCTGTGCCGTTGCGTGAGGCCCGGGAGCGTGAGCCCCTCCTGAGTCCGCAGATTTCCTGTGCCTTCGACATTCCCGGTGACCACCAAGTGGATCCCCGAAAATTTGCCGCGGCGATTCTTGTCGCGTTGGCAGACCACCAGCCCGGCGACTCCAGCTGGATTTCGGGAGCCGAGGATGGCTTTGCGCTCCGCGACAAAGCGGCGAGCCTCCTGTGGGAGAACGGCCGAGTTGCCGGGGCCGAGCTCGATTCAGGCACCAGCGTGATCGCCAACGAGACTGTGGTTGCCAACGGACTGGGTGCTGCCCGGCTGAACGGCTTGCCGCCTGGCTTGTCCCTCCCGCTACGGCCCGTGTATGGCGACATCTTGAGGCTCCGGGTCCCGGAACACCTCCGGCCCCTCGTCACCGCCACGGTCCGCGGAATGGTGCGCGGAGTGCCCGTGTACATCGTCCCGCGTGATGACGGGACGATTGTGATCGGCGCGACGCAACGCGAGGACGGTCTGTCGGCGTCGGGAGCGTCGGCCGATCCGGTGTCGGCGGGCGGGGTGTACCAGTTGCTCCGCGACGCCCAGGTGCTGGTGCCGGCCGTAGCTGAACTGGAACTCCTGGAAGCAACTGCGCGTGCCCGTCCGGGCACGCCGGACAACGCGCCGCTGCTGGGCCGTGTAAAAGGTACCGAAAATGAAGGAGCCGTGCCCGGCCTCATCGTAGCCAGCGGTTTTTTCCGCCACGGTGTGCTCCTCACTCCGGCAGCGGCAAAAATCTGCATCGGGCTCATGGACGGTTCCGCCGATCCGCGCTGGAATAAGTTCCGGCCGGACCGCTTCTCCCGCCCACTCCCAGCAGCCGGCGCCGCAAGAAGCGGCCCGCAAGCCGTCACCCCACACCTCCATCCGAAGGACCACGCATGAACATCACCTTGAATGGCGCAGCCCACACGCTGAGCGACGACGCCTCCGTGACCACTCTCGTTCGCCACATCACCGGAAGGGTGGTGGATGCCAATGGCCAGGCGGCTGACGGACGCAAGATCGGCGTCGCCGTGGCACGCAATTCCGAAGTGGTGCCGCGCAGCCAATGGGCTGCCACCGCGCTCGCAGAGGGCGACGAACTCGAAATAGTTACTGCAGTACAGGGAGGCTGAACAATGACTACAGCAAGCACGCAAACAGCAAGCACCCAAACCGATGCCTTGGTGATCGATGGCATTGAGTTCGGCTCGCGCCTCATCATGGGGACGGGGGGAGCCCCGAGCCTCGACGGACTGGGGGCGGCCCTGCTGGCTTCCGGCACCGAGCTCACCACGGTTGCCATGCGGAGGTACTCACCGACGGAAACAGGTTCCCTCTTCCAGCTGCTGGTAGACCACGGCGTCCGCGTCCTGCCCAACACCGCTGGTTGTTTCACCGCCAAGGACGCTGTCATGACAGCGGAGCTTGCCCGGGAGGCCTTGGAAACGGATTGGGTGAAGCTCGAAGTCATCGCCGACGAACACACGCTGCTGCCGGATGCCGTGGAGTTGGTGGATGCAACGGAGAAACTCGTCGACCGCGGTTTCAAGGTTTTCGCCTACACCAACGACGACCCCGTGCTGGCGCTTCGCCTGGAAAACCTCGGAGCCACGGCCGTAATGCCCTTGGGCGCGCCGATCGGCACCGGCCTCGGAATCCTGAATCCGCACAACATCGAACTGATTGTGTCCCGCGCTTCAGTGCCGGTAGTGCTCGACGCCGGCATCGGCACTGCCTCCGATGCCGCCCTGGCCATGGAGTTGGGCTGCGACGCCGTGCTTCTGGCCACTGCCGTGACCCGCGCGCAGAACCCGGTGCAGATGGGCGAGGCCTTCAAACACGCTGTCATCGCCGGTAGGCTGGCGAAGCAGGCGGGCCGTATCCCGCGCCGTGAACACGCTCTGGCGTCCTCGGCGATGGAAGGCCGGGCCGAGTTCCTCTAGCGGTTACACCGGCCGCTCGGGCGATCCTCCAAAGATTCCACGGCTACGAAGGAGTTCCCATGGCGGGCAAGGATGACATTCTCACCAGGCCCGCCATCGATGGCGCTCTGGCGGAGCTGCCGGACTGGCGGTACCGCCTGGGCGGTCTGGTCACCGTCTACAAATGCCCGACGTCGGCTGCCGCGCTGGAGCTGATCGCCGCCGTCGGGCGCATCGCCGAACAGCAGAACCATCACCCGGACCTGGACTGGCGTTACAACAGGGTGTTCGTCCGCTACACCTCACACGATGCCGGGAGCGAGGTGACCCAGCGAGACGTCCGCGCGGCAAGCGAAGCCGCCCAAGCAGCAGCCGAAGCCGGGGCAGTAGCCGAACCCGGACTCTACCGGACGGTTGAAGTCGGAATCGACACCACGGATCCAGAAGAGATTTCGGACGTCTGGAGGGTGGCGCTTGGCTACCGCAAAGGCCGCTCCGGAGACCTCGAAGATCCGTACGGTCGGGGGCCCAACGTGTGGTTCCAAGCAACGGAAACACCCAATCCGAACCGTATCCACCTGGATGTGCACCGCAGCCAGGCTGAATCGGAACCCACTATTGAGAAGACGGCGGCAACCGGCGCGTTAATGGACCGTGACCACGCACCCAAATGGGTGGTGGTCACGGATTCCCAAGGAAACAGGTTATGCCTCTGCACCGAAGCAGGTCACGAGCCGAATCTGTAGTTAAAAGCCGAAGCGCCGGCGGTGTCCAGGACACTCAAATGTGTCGGTGACAAGCAAGCGGGCTGGTGACGCCCGGATGTGAGTGTCACCGGCCTGTTTGCGCTGCGGTGGTTTGTTTGCGTGTCGAGAGCTGGTTTGCGTGGCGCCGGGGGTCAGAGTACGCGGCTGAGGAATTCTTTGGTGCGTGCGTGTTGGGGGTTTGTGATGATTTCGCGGGGGTCGCCGGTTTCCACGACGATGCCTCCGTCCATGAAGGTCAGGGTGTCGCCGACTTCGCGGGCGAAGCCGATTTCGTGGGTGACCACGATCATGGTCATGCCGGATTTGGCGAGGTCTTTCATGACGTTGAGTACGTCGCCGACGAGTTCGGGGTCCAGGGCTGAGGTGGGTTCGTCGAAGAGCATGAGTTCGGGTTCCATGGCCAGGGCGCGGGCGATCGCGACGCGTTGTTGTTGGCCGCCGGAGAGTTGTCCGGGGTAGTGGTTGGCGCGGTCTGCCAGGCCTACCCGGTCCAGGAGTTCGAGGGCGTCTTTCTTGGCGG is part of the Arthrobacter methylotrophus genome and harbors:
- a CDS encoding RNB domain-containing ribonuclease → MSHQRIAPNVSETSNTLAEALAALRTELELPAGYPADAMRDAEAAVSRHALPTQDLTDVPFITIDPASSTDLDQALFIEGSRDGYRVLYAISDVPSFVPPGGALDAETRHRGQTFYAPDGRIPLHPEIISENAGSLLAGQTCGAFVWDFELDAEAEFHKVSVRRASVRSRAKLDYKGVQAQIDAGTADPVLRLLKEVGLKRVELERRRGGASLNMPEQEIVQLPDGGGYRIVAAPSLPVEDWNAQISLMTGMAAAGLMLDGKVGILRTMPAPDERSLRHFKRQTGALGKPWSDGISYGEYLRTLDARDPRQLAILHSAGMLFRGAGYTPFDGEVPDSVLQSAIGAPYAHATAPLRRLIDRFVLVICEALSNGTEIPGWARDALPSLPAIMASSDQLAGKLERLALDTVEAALVMNHIGQEFDALVISGSKPAKNNGNGNGNGNGSAHGPYGVVQIAEPAITARCDGEMESGTKVRVKLLDADIASRQITFELLR
- a CDS encoding thiazole synthase, with amino-acid sequence MTTASTQTASTQTDALVIDGIEFGSRLIMGTGGAPSLDGLGAALLASGTELTTVAMRRYSPTETGSLFQLLVDHGVRVLPNTAGCFTAKDAVMTAELAREALETDWVKLEVIADEHTLLPDAVELVDATEKLVDRGFKVFAYTNDDPVLALRLENLGATAVMPLGAPIGTGLGILNPHNIELIVSRASVPVVLDAGIGTASDAALAMELGCDAVLLATAVTRAQNPVQMGEAFKHAVIAGRLAKQAGRIPRREHALASSAMEGRAEFL
- a CDS encoding 4a-hydroxytetrahydrobiopterin dehydratase — encoded protein: MAGKDDILTRPAIDGALAELPDWRYRLGGLVTVYKCPTSAAALELIAAVGRIAEQQNHHPDLDWRYNRVFVRYTSHDAGSEVTQRDVRAASEAAQAAAEAGAVAEPGLYRTVEVGIDTTDPEEISDVWRVALGYRKGRSGDLEDPYGRGPNVWFQATETPNPNRIHLDVHRSQAESEPTIEKTAATGALMDRDHAPKWVVVTDSQGNRLCLCTEAGHEPNL
- the thiO gene encoding glycine oxidase ThiO, which gives rise to MDEVTIQHEPLHEHLHADVAVIGGGVIGLGIAWEARRSGRSVVLIDPAPASGATFAAAGMLAPVSELHYQEEDLLELMLESAALWPNFERGLSGSPDGTAWNRTGYRTTPTLAVGADAADRRALADLRDVQLANGLVVESVPLREAREREPLLSPQISCAFDIPGDHQVDPRKFAAAILVALADHQPGDSSWISGAEDGFALRDKAASLLWENGRVAGAELDSGTSVIANETVVANGLGAARLNGLPPGLSLPLRPVYGDILRLRVPEHLRPLVTATVRGMVRGVPVYIVPRDDGTIVIGATQREDGLSASGASADPVSAGGVYQLLRDAQVLVPAVAELELLEATARARPGTPDNAPLLGRVKGTENEGAVPGLIVASGFFRHGVLLTPAAAKICIGLMDGSADPRWNKFRPDRFSRPLPAAGAARSGPQAVTPHLHPKDHA
- the thiE gene encoding thiamine phosphate synthase translates to MTQHALHTTARLYLCTDARKQQGDFEQFVDAAFEGGVDIIQLRDKTIEAAEELELLEVLHSVAHRHGRLWAVNDRADVASLSGAPVFHIGQKDIPLRSARKLLHDPTVIGLSTHTPEQIDAAIAASPGRSGLDYFCVGPVWATPTKPGRSAVGLDLVRYAADAVKRADEETVGGVVLPWFAIGGIDLGNVEEVVRAGASRIVVVRAITEADDPTAAAQALLAALDAATA
- a CDS encoding amino acid ABC transporter ATP-binding protein; this translates as MTSTTQKPLVRIEGLHKYFGPHHVLRGIDLTVNQGEVSVVIGPSGSGKSTMLRCVNLLETISAGRISVGEQLIGYREVNGRLHDLKTKEISAQRREIGMVFQRFNLFPHKTALYNVMEAPIQVKGKAKGAAKKDALELLDRVGLADRANHYPGQLSGGQQQRVAIARALAMEPELMLFDEPTSALDPELVGDVLNVMKDLAKSGMTMIVVTHEIGFAREVGDTLTFMDGGIVVETGDPREIITNPQHARTKEFLSRVL
- the thiS gene encoding sulfur carrier protein ThiS; this translates as MNITLNGAAHTLSDDASVTTLVRHITGRVVDANGQAADGRKIGVAVARNSEVVPRSQWAATALAEGDELEIVTAVQGG